The Alosa alosa isolate M-15738 ecotype Scorff River chromosome 11, AALO_Geno_1.1, whole genome shotgun sequence sequence AACAGCAGTATAGACTACTGAACTGGGCAATGCAAACCCAATGGAAATTTCAGAGGCCTGACACAGTCAATTCTTAATCCTGGAAATGTATTTCTTCTTCCTCAtcttttcctccttctcctctacCTCAAAGATAGTGGCTGACCCTGGATTGGATGCAGTGCTGTTTGAGTAACACTCCACAAATCCGGCCTTtgagggtggggggttgggttgATCAGGCCAAGTCAGCAGCTCTTAGTGCCATCTCTGTGCCCACCCTTCATCAGGCGTGAAGTGGAATTACCAAACGGATGAAGTGACAGCGGGCTAATGCTGTAAGAAGATTTATTTGCATGAGCACATGCAGGGCAGGATGCTCAGAGTGAGAATTGGCTTTGCTGGAAGTGAGCATGCTCAATGGGATTTAACACATGTGACTTCATATATCTTCGGTTTATGCAAAATACAACTGGCTGTTGCTGTAATTTCATAACACCATGGACACTATCATCATAGAGTAAATATTGGGCCTTAATTACAAGCAATTTAGACAAAATAAATAGCTGACTCATTCTTAACTTCATATGCTTTGTAAAGACTTTGTTAGCATCACATACAGtttgatggtgtatgtgtggtttTGGGTTTGTATTCACAATGGTGATCAGACTATGATGCTAGcaaccagggatgtagtggtaaaataagaggtgggtaaactttGAATTCAGTGATCACAGTGAGGTGGACTGCACCACGTGGTttcggatttttaaaaaaaggcattTAGAATATGTTGAtagtggaggttattgtccaatgtgtataacaataccagtggtattaaatggttcctggAGTGAGTGTACATATTTTGAATGTGGACAATACAGTGTGacttttgaatgttaaaagttacagttggtgaataaacttgagaggtggataaactctaataagaggtggataaactctactgaaatttcagaggtggataaactgcatttacttgcgtttagcctccactacatccctgctagCAACGGTTAACCAAATGCAGATACTATAACCTCTAGTTTTAAAGATGGAGAAGAGACGAAACATGGAAACAATTACCTTATTCAGTAACTACCTCCCTGTGGCAGGCAAAGGATCCTTTGGAAACAATGAGCGGTGGAAAGACGTTTCTAAGAACCATAAAATGAGGAAACACAGGGTGCCATGTCCACATAGAGAATCAAGCCCCTTTCTAAGACAAAAGTTCCTGATCCTTGAGATGCAAGTGTAAACCATAAGAtgtctcttttttattttaaagagAGACAAACTTGCCTGCTACATGTGTGGCAACATAGCAGCATACGATACACATGAAATTATGAGACCAGATGGGTTGTGAATCAAGGAGCCATGTTCGGTACATCAGCAGTGATATCTGTGTACTTGTAAATGGTAATGATCATGTCGATTTACTACCACAAAAGACACCAAAGGTCAATCAAATATCCATAATCAGAGGGGGAAGACATTCAAAGAATTTGATTGAATGAGACCAGTGCAACTATGTCAGAAAAAAATTATGCAGGCACTGTATGTTACAGTAATGTAGCAATTATTCTAAAAGTTTAGTATTCTTCCTGTAGACTGTCCTGATCTTGGAAGTATCATCTTTGTTTCAAAAGACTTGGACATGGAAAACATTGTCACATCGATGCTAAAGCACCACATGTTATTTCTAATTACCTAAATTAATTATTCACAAATTGCATGCTATATTTTCATTGACTCCATCTGTTGGCCTACTTCCCTTTGTGACCATGGCTAAAGCTTGCCCAGAGAGATCAGTGTGTTTAATTGTGACAGGCTCCATAAGATGTTAAACCAGGTGGAAACATCAAAAGGCCTCCATCAAGGTCAGACAATGATTGTCCTCCTGATAAATGTGTGGCTACTTTATGTTAAATAGGTGCGCCTTTATGTTAACTAGGTGCTAAAAAATTGTGGATTTTACATGGTGcaaccacatacacacgcacttaCAAAATGGCTTatagtctattttgaccacttttttcggtaatgagtaggctaatctaacgcgctactatttacaaaccagtaatcagattaaagttacttatctaagttactgtgcgttactatttttgtcattttccttagtaaaaagaaatattctttgctctcttcttgtcttggggattaatgtcatgtatgctcaagttttcagcatgaggacaatttacgtgtaaaaccacgcagcgacaatggagggagagagagagatgcacatttcatcagtcattactttgagtttgtgtcagctaaacctgacaacattaaggtacattgtacatactgtgatggcgacaaagtgctgtctagctagacatcccaagtctcccgaagttttgggagtcttTGGGGAGTCCCCACATATTGATAGCGccttcctgacgcccgcaaattacataaaatctcccggtacctagagcgaacaagagcacgcaagccagaccggacttcaaatcgcgtgtgcatatgagtttaacgcgcacacaacggagagggagagagagaggagtggtgcatttgtgcctgaagcgcatccaagacagagagcatcctggtctgtttttgctaaatcaaccaatcagttttcagtgtacagtaagtgtgcttatatctcttttctcataaacttaattaatcagttcagtcagtgcatctaggaacaggagctcATGGCAGcatcagtgcccctcaaaaaggaagatttaagacccatttcacatcagactacacaaaagtatACCCAGTTGTCTCATAAGATTAAAAtataatgatagtcttgcacactgcactgtttgtaacagcgactttagcattgctcacagCGGGTAAattgattgcaaaagacttgttgaggtgagtttaacaagtgtaatttcatttgcatattactcaggcctatacatgatggctagttgccaaggctacatgaaaaaaacaaacaaatctacatattttactataacaatttctatcaattggccttccttatttggtgtacttagacattattgaacaaacatctgaatttcagtatctaagtaggctactgtagattatgggatgtctgctatacattgctgacattactgttaaaatgcacttccagtatagtgagtattggcaaaaccggttatcatttttatgttgaggcggtgtgggtgttgttggcagctgctgaaagtaactaataaagtaacttgtaatctaacttagttacttttaaaatcaagtaatcagtaaagtaactaagttactttttaaaggagtaatcagtaatccgtaatcattttactttttcaaggtaactgtggcaacactgcttATAACGTGGCTTCGAATCCAAACAAAGACATACGAGGAATAAGTGAGCAAGCAAATGATTTCACAGCAGTGGGACATACAGTATTTGCCAAGCGGTAAGGAATGACCTTATCTCCATCTCACAGCCCACGGCTCTCTTCTGTGATCATGGAAATTATATGCAGTATGCCAGTCCAAGCTATCTGTGCCCTGGATGGGACGACAATTGTATCAGGTTCCTTTAGTGTGTCCACACATTCATTGTGTTAATGTTTAAGTGACAGTGTTCCAAATGGATGGTTAAATCACATTATTCTCCACCAATATGGCGCTCTCCATGACTCTGCACTTATAGTCATGTACTGTAAAACATCAAATGACTGTTCACTTTTTCACATAGCATTTCATGTGTGATATTAAAATGTATGCCACTAGCATTATTGTAAATGTCTGACTGTATACATTTTTGCAtatcagacatactgtatgtaaggaAAGTATAAACACTGATCAATTCCATTTTTATATCACCATTTGAGGCTCTGTTTCTGAGTGAGAGAGGACCTCTTGTGGATGACTGCTGCATAGCATTTCTTGGTTTGAATAAATCCAATAAAAAAGTTATACTGCCTGTTAAAGCACCCACCCCAGTCATCATGGAAATATCTAATAAGTTACATATGCACAGCACTTCcatttaaaacaacatgaaGCCTCATGAAGAGAGATCGCTCCATCTGTTATGTGTAACTTTAATGTGTTACGTCCTTCTAGAAATCTCTgtcagagtgcacacacacacacacgcacacacacacacacacacacacacacttttaaagtttgatatactgtatatgtggcAGCATTTAAGTTAGTAGCTCTGGGTTGTATATCGACCAATAGCTGGTCACCATAATAGATGTATCTGAACAGCCCCAAAGGAGAATGCATAATCTTATGACATATTTACATCAAATAATCATACAGTGTTTTCTTAACATGAACCGGAGAGAAGAGGTAACAGTCGGTTTAACCCATCAAGTCAATCAGACTTGTCTAACTGCAGGGGCAGAGTGGGAAACTAAACATTACTAAATATTATAATGTTACACTCCTACTGTAAAAACATAAACTAAGTGTAGCCTCCCATGGCACTGTCGTGGACTGCGGCAGACTGTCATCTTTCATCTCATTATCTGCTTGAGTGAGAGACTGGGCTCATCCCAGAGGACACAGACTACATGACTTTCTAATTAAAAAGAGGGGATAACAGAAATGCCAAGAGCTCCCCACTGTCATTACACAATGGATTCCCAGAGGCCTATCTTCTGCATGGATTGTGCAACAAGAGGATAGTAGGAAATGTGCATGCCATGTAcagcatgcgtgtgtttgtttgtacatATGCCCAGCTTTAATGAAAACCACTACTGGCATACTAAGAGAACAGCCTcttaaatattgtatatcacTTGTTTTCTCTAAGTGATTGGTTGTTTTGTaaccatacatacatgcatgcatgcataataCACTGCCATCATACAGAGCCAATGTTGTCAGGCTGGCTTTACACTCACAATTGTTAATGGCTCATTGATGTTCAGTGATAAGGTTATAATTTGTTTCTTTTGACAGGGAAAGACAATGAAAAGACTCACCCTTAGAAAGTTTGTTTTACTGTACATGCAAGTTTGGATAGTGACAGGTAGCCATGTGAAATAAAAGATAGTAGGTATGTTAGACAACTTAGGTTTTCCTGTATTTTTGCCCTATGTAAAATTGAGAGgctcatgtttgtttgttgtttcattTACACAATTTGTATTCTGAAAATATTTTGATATTTCTGAATGAGCACAGCATGTGTCAATTCAACCCGCTGATGACAAAGGCCTGTCAAGCACTTTTGTGGTGGTCTGACATGCTCTAATATTTTAGTTTTACTTGTGCAAAAAAATCTACATACAGTAGATTTTACATACAGTAGTATTCAGTCCAAAGTCAACAGTCTGGGAACAGAGTGAATGCATAGCTCTAGCTTTAGTTTCTGTCTTCAATAAGCATACACTCAAAAAAAGGACAATTTGTAGCAATGTTGTAATTTGGTATGCTGTCAAGATTTGACACACTTTCAGATTTATGAAGAGAAtgatttaggcctactgtatgtgtacgtTGTGTTTGATAACTCCTGATGAAAAGCCTCTACATAAAACGTAGaattgtgcacacacagatctacggcaatttgtaggcctacacaaagaTTGATCCAAGAGGCCTTACTCTCTTAAATATTTAACTATGTTTCAACACTAGAGGGTAGTATTTCACAATTCCAAATAGGGATTTGTACTGTTCAAAGCATTTACtgtaaagggacaccaggcaagcctgatgctttttctctacgaagctccccctagcgtccatacgtgtcgatacgtgtgcgagccctcgctcggtctgaagctcttttcttttatttgcatcttccatcaagggttttcgctgcttcgttgccggctctgccattatacacaggtttgcaacaatcgctagcgtttcattagcctgcctctgtgcttcTCACGATGTCTGAGACTTGGTGAGACTGAGGGTCGGCGGTTacgatacaccgaacttgcaagcgggatattcttcctacaggcagtagaggcgggcgagagagtcttcatttgccctgtaatgagtcatttaaccatatactgacttaaaaagatgattaattaacaccacgttgcctggtgtccctttaatctgATTATTTTATTCTCCAAGATTAACaaataaagtaaataatatcCTATAATAAAAgatgatataatataatataatacaataccatatcatatatcatatcaCATCATATCATATACTATCCTATcctatcatatcatatcatatcatatatcatatcatataataTGTCATGCACCTTGTTCTACCAGGAGCATATCAGGAGTAGCAACAAGGAATGGTCAAATTTGACTAATTAATTGGTTTATTTAGTGTCTAAATGATGTCAACATTCTGAAGGAGATGGGTAAGATAGAAAGTCTAAACACAACAATCACTAATGTTCCTCTTAACCTTGTCCTTCTTCATTTTTACTAGTAAAAGTGCCCAGGAGACCATTCTGTACCATCTCCATCCTCATAGAATAGGTGTTCATACTGACAAAATATAACAATATCAAAATTTAAGTATGCACCTAGACTATGtcctgaataaagtaggctacaaaagCAATACGTAAAACATACATGTAGGAACCCCGGtacggagcccaggaggtgtcatgAGAGTCCAGATGTGTGCTCATTTGACCAAATTGAGTTCATTTTCTAGATAAACAAAATAATCTTGCAATGAAACCTCCGTACATAGTCAAGCGATGGTCAGTTGTGCTCTGTAAAATGTGTCATTTGCAGGCAggaatatttcatttattttaaatatcGTTGGCGTCCACCATTTGTGAAGCATGACAATCCATGTGAACGCATGAATTGTAACGTAGCCAGTAGCCTATGTAGACCTAGCTTAGGCTACTGTTCATTAACGTGCAGAAGATTGTAACAGGTGCAGACACAGAagatgtaggctaggcctacgtAAAAATATAAACTTCAATCAAAGCCCGACAGAACTAGacaacatagcctacactaTTTACCGAATGAGGTCATTTTTTGATGTTGTTATGTGTCCTAGTATCTTCCCTTCATTTGGTACAGCCCAACTTTTTCAGTTTAGATACACACCCCCTGAGACTCACGAGACTGTAGTTGACTGTAGTGGACTTTGTGTGTAGCACTTTTTATGAAATCCCGCCTCCACTCTGTAAACCACACTTATTGCTATACTCCAAGACTTGACCGGACTAAACGCTTTGAAGATGGATGCAAACATTGTAGTTTTGGGGACGGACAGCGTTGGCAAATCTGGTAAGGACATACCTGTTTTTGTAAGGTTTTTAacgttaaaaaaataaaaatggattGAAATGTATTTGAACTCACGTTGTTCTGTCAATTTCATTGCATGCAGCACTGACAGTCCGCTTCCTAACACGGAGATTCATCGGAGAATACGGGGACATAGGTGGGTTAAGCTTGACTCACCTTACATTTTGGCTGGATTTTGACCTTTCATATCTTATAGGCTACTCACACTtccatattttctgtttgtagAAACTATATATAGTCATCATTTCAGCGTGGATGGAAGAGAATTGACTCTCTGCATCTGGGATTCACCTTATTCTCaggtaggctaaataactttgaATGAGTATGAGTCTGAAAATAATGTTTCTGTATTGCTTATTAGCGTTTAAAATTGATTATCCATATCTTATTTTTGTaacatatatagcctacattgttttTTCAAATTCATAATTGAAGGGAAGTCTATTGCACATGAGGGCATGGAGTTCATTGAGGTTCACCTCAATGttatttaatgtttatttaGACATGGACAGTGCGCATTAAtgaacataaaaatgtaaatgcaccAGAATTAGCCAAAATGGCTATTTTGCATCTGTTGTCCATGGGCTGATGTTAACAGGTCAGATGTGCCTATAAGAAACTACACACATCATTGCAGACCTAAAAGATAAAACAACACTTTATACATAAGATGTactataaaaaaatacaaacaagtGAAAATAAGCTTAACCTACCATAATAAAATGAGTGaaagtgtgaatgttatattttCTGATGTTAAATAATGAAGTCAAACTTACAGTCATTCGTATGACATCTTCCTCAGatcatttgtatttttattccaaAAGCCTCTtcataatgtcatgtttattgcCATTGTTGTTGATTTATCCGTGCCTCACATTGATGTTAACTTAAACCTTTTAATAAAGACAACCATATTGCCATTTATAATATTGGAGAATACCAGGAAAATCCCCTGACTTCCATAGTCGTACAGATCAAAGATTGAGAGGAATGAAGAGGCCTCTGAATGTATCTTACCTAACCCCCTCTCACCTCAGCAGGATCTGTCCACAAGTTCTTCCATGTGTGAGAAGAGACTGCAGTGGGCTGATGGCTTTGTGCTGGTGTACAGCATCTGTGACCGGGCCAGTTTCAACATGGTGACTCGGCTCATTCAGACCATCAAGACCACCAAGGACTACCTGGGGCTGGAGAAGGTGCCCATCGCAATCGTGGGCAACAAACGGGACCTCCACCACCGCCGAACAGTCCTCAGCGAGGAGGGCCGGATGTTGGCCTTGGCCTCGGACTGCCAGTTCTACGAGGTGTCCGCCGCCGAGAACTACCACAGCGTGCTCATGGTGTTCCACGGCCTGGTGGAACGCGTCAGGGAATCGCGCTCAGTCGTCAAGAAAGCGGCCGGGATCAAGGGCATCGTGAAGAGCATGTCGGCCGTGTTCGCCAGGAGACGCACCGACTCACTGTGACGACAGGGGGTTCTCAGTGGAGGAGACTGCACCTTTTAGGAGGGGGTGTTTGACACTGCCCCCGTTTTACAGAGAGGAGCTCTGGGATGCTGGCTGAGGTCCCAGGCCATGTCTCCCTGTGCTTAAGCTGTTTAATGGAGGGTGGCTGGCTGTAGGGTAGTCTAGGAGGATGAGAATTACTCTCATGCTGTCAGTCACAAAGGAAGctgtgaggaggatgagggcaTATGTAAGCCATTGGGATAAAGGAGAATCTGGGGTAGCCATAGGGAATCAAATCCACACACAATACCTCTTGATTTTTTCATTAGACTTTACTGAGAAGATGTGAGGATTTGCATGGATTCAATATACTATCTGATTCAGT is a genomic window containing:
- the si:dkeyp-59c12.1 gene encoding ras-related and estrogen-regulated growth inhibitor-like protein isoform X1, which gives rise to MDANIVVLGTDSVGKSALTVRFLTRRFIGEYGDIETIYSHHFSVDGRELTLCIWDSPYSQQDLSTSSSMCEKRLQWADGFVLVYSICDRASFNMVTRLIQTIKTTKDYLGLEKVPIAIVGNKRDLHHRRTVLSEEGRMLALASDCQFYEVSAAENYHSVLMVFHGLVERVRESRSVVKKAAGIKGIVKSMSAVFARRRTDSL
- the si:dkeyp-59c12.1 gene encoding ras-related and estrogen-regulated growth inhibitor-like protein isoform X2, producing MDANIVVLGTDSVGKSALTVRFLTRRFIGEYGDIETIYSHHFSVDGRELTLCIWDSPYSQDLSTSSSMCEKRLQWADGFVLVYSICDRASFNMVTRLIQTIKTTKDYLGLEKVPIAIVGNKRDLHHRRTVLSEEGRMLALASDCQFYEVSAAENYHSVLMVFHGLVERVRESRSVVKKAAGIKGIVKSMSAVFARRRTDSL